CGCACCAGCGGACGCCAGGTCAACGCCCTCATACGCCCCAACGGCCCGGTGACCGGCCAGTGGCAGGCCGTCACCCCGAACTTGGAGGAACTGCTGCTCTCCTATCTGCGCTGCCCCGACGCGCCACCCCTGATCAGCCCCGAAGCCCATGTCCCGGGGCAGGCCTACGGCTCGGGCGCCTCCAACGGCACGCGGACGGTGGCGGCATGAGCAGCCTGACCGGGACCTCCGCCATCGGGCCCAACGGGTCCACCGCGTCCCCCATGACCACTCGCGGCTTCCGGCTCAGCGGCCTGACGTGGCTCATCTGGCGCCAGCACCGGGCCGGCTTCTGGACCATCCTCGCCGCCACCGCCGCCTCCATGGCAGTGATCGCCTATCTGCGCACCGGCCTGGTGGACGCCCTCACCGCACATGGCTGGCCTGACGCGGCGTCCGACAAGTGGCTGGAGGGCGCACTGACGTACGCCCCCCAGTTCCAGCTGGTGGCCTACGGCCTCGGGTTCATCCCCATCCTGCTCGGCGTCTTCCTCGGCGCCCCGCTGCTCGCCGGTGACCTGGAAAACGGCACCGCGAAACTCGTCAGCTGCCAGTCCGTCAGCCCAAGCCGCTGGCTGGCCACCAAGCTCGGGATCAGCGCCCTGGTGGTCGTCGTGTCCACGGCGGCGCTGTCCGTCACGTTCGGCTGGTGGTGGCACCCCGTCAAGAACGTGGACCAGGTTCTGGGGTGGAGCGAGGGCCCCGCGTTCGACAACACCGGACCCGTGCCCGTCGCGCTCGCGCTCTTCACCTTCGTGGGCGCCGTGGCGATCGGCATGCTCCTGCGCCGCACCCTGATCTCCATGGTCGTCACCTTCGCCTTCGCCGTCGTCGTCCAGGTGGTCTGGCACATGCAGCGGCTGAGCCTCGGCCAGGTCGTCACGATCACCACCGACAAGGGAATCATCGGCGACACCGCGTACGCGCATCTGCCTGAAGGCGCCCTGGAGCTCGACCGGTCGTACCTCTCGGGTTCCGGGCAGACCTACGGCTGGGGCACCTGCGTGCGCGAGGGGCTGTCGGACAAGGCCTGTGCCCAGAAGTACGACCTCGTGGGCTGGTCGGTGGACTACCTGCCGAGCACGCAGATGAGCGGCATGCAGTGGTTCGGTGCCTCGATCCTCTTCGCCCTGACCGCCGCCGTCGCGGTGTTCGTCTTCCTCCTGGGCCGCAAGCGCATCGTCTGACGCTCACGAGCCGGTCCCCGGCACTCGGGTCGGCCCATCTCATCAACCGCTGAACGCCGTGCGCGCACGGCAGGCGGCAGCCATCACGACGCCCCAGGCAGTTGCCTGGGGCGTCCCGCGTCAGAGAGGAGCCCGATGTTCTCCTCGGCCTGGCCGCCTTCACGCTCGCCTTCTTCTATGCCTGCGGGACCTCGCGTCCTTTGCCCAGGTGATTGAAGAGCAGGTTCAGTGTGATCGCCAGCAGCCAGCCTGCCGAAATGCCCGAGCTCAGCACGGTCGCGACCTGCTCGGGGAAGGCGTGATAGAAGCCCGGGAAAGCGATGGGGAAGATCCCGAAGGCCAGGCTGACCGCCACGATGATCGCGTTCGATCCGGCATTCAGATCCACGGGCCGCTCCACGACCTCGCCGAGCGCGATCATGTCAGCGGTGGACTCGGTCATCGAGACCACCATCACCACCAGCATGGAGATGATCGAGGCTGCCTCGAAGCGCGGTGCGCCGAAGGCGAAGGGGTGCGGCAGCTCGAACACCGGCAGGCTGCTGAGCGCGTGCAGGTCGACCTCGGCGAGCGGGATCGCCGCGAGGGGGCCGACGAGCAGGCCGAGCAGGATCGAGATCCGCTGCAGGAAGCCGCGCAGTAGAAAGCGCCACCTTGTTCGTCAACGCCTCCCGCTCGATCGCCGCACTGCCAGGTGGGAATCTGGAGTTTCCTCCAATGGCCTGTCGGCGCTGCACCCGCCCGCAGGCCGGACCTCCGGCACCTCCCGCAGACAGGCGCGCCGCCGCGCCGCGCTCCTCTGCCATCGTGTGCGAATCGCCCCCCGGCCGATCTCGGCGAGCGGCAGCCGGCTCGGCTTCGGAACGACCTGACGGCTTGAGCCTGTTGGGTGCTCTCCACATGGGGCGTCCCCAGCCCGTCCGCTCACGCATCGCTCACGCAGAACCTCGAAAACGCCACAGCGCCCGAGTCGGCCGAAGCCGACCCGGGCGCTGCGTAGCAGGTCAGAGGGCATATAGCCCGCCTGCGAACCGTAGGCCCTGTGGGACTCGAACCCACAACCAATGGATTAAAAGTCCACTGCTCTGCCAATTGAGCTAAGGGCCCAGGCGATGTTGCCTACCCGAGCATAGCCGGACGTGGCCGTGTCTCCGATCGGGTATCGGGGACCCGGCCACGTCGAACGGCGGAACAGGGTGTCAGTGCTCCGGAAGTGTTACGGATCGACCGGTTCGGGCGAAGCCGCCCGCGCGGCCTCCCGCGCGAGCGTGCGCGCGTGGTCCGGGTTCAGGAACCAGTGCCGGGCGGATGCCAGCCACCATGTCGCCGCGAAGCCCAGCACCACCAGGACGGCGACCGGGGCGTAGTTGAAGGTCTCCCAGGTGACCGGGGAGACCTGGGGCAGCATGAAGAGGATCGTGATCACGCCGACCCACGCCACCGACACCACGCCGATCACCGTCGACCAGCGGCCCAGGTGCCAGGGCCCCCGTTCGAAGGCCTCGCCCTTGCGCAGCCGCAGCAGGGTCGGGATGACGTAGGCGACGTACAGGCCGATGACGGCGATGGACGTGACGGCGGCGTAGGCCGTGTAGTTGATCAGGTACGGCAGGCCGAGGGCGAGCGCGCCGCCCGCCGCGAGCCAGACGGCGGCGACGGGGGTACGGGTGCGGGGGCTGACCGTGTGCCACAGGTGCGAGTACGGCAGCGCCCCGTCCCGTGCGAAGGCGTAGATCATCCGGCTGTTGGCGGTCACCGAGGCCATCCCGCAGAAGAGCTGCGCCCCGATGACGACGAGCAGGAGCAGCTTGCCGGCAGTCGCGCCGAGCGCGTCGAGCAGGATCTGGGCGGGCGGCGCGCCGGTCGGGGACGTGCGGGCGCCGTCGTAGGACTGGATGGCGAAGGTGAAGCCCAGGATGAGGACGAAACCCGCGATCCACGACGTCCAGATGGACTGCACGATGCCCTTCGGGCCCGCCGTCGACGCGTCGTGGGTCTCCTCCGTCATATGGGCGGAGGCGTCGTAACCGGTGAAGGTGTACTGGGCCATCAGCAGGCCCAGCAGCACCACGTACACCCCGCTGCCCCAGCCGGTGTTGTTCACGAACTTGGTGAACACGAAGGAGGCCGACTGGTGGTGGTCGGGTACGAATGCCAGCGCGCCCACGATGAGTCCCACCCCCAGCACGTGCCACCACACGCTCACGCTGTTGAGGAGGGCGACGATCCGGACGCCGAAGGTGTTCAGCAGACCGTGCAGAAGCAGGATCGCCGCGAACAACAGGACCGTGCGGCCGGGCGTGACCTCGAAGTCGAACTGGAGGTTCAGATACGCGCCGAGGAAGGAGGCGGCCCCGAAGTCGATGCCCGCCGTCACCGCCACCTGGCCCAGCACGTTGAACCAGCCCGTGAACCAGGCCCAGGCGGCCGCGGTGCGCGGGGGCGCGAGGCGGTGGGCCCAGAAGTACAGGCCCGCGGAGGTCGGGTAGGCCGAACAGATCTCGGCCATGGACAGGCCGACGAACAGGGTCATCAGGCCGACGGCGACCCAACCCCAGGTCATCGCGGCCGGGCCACCCGTGTTCATGCCGAACAGGTAGAGGGTGAGGCAGCCCGACAGGACCGAGATGATCGTGAAGGAGACCGCGTAGTTGGAGAACGCCGACATGCGGCGGGCGAGAACCTGCGTGTAACCGAGCTGGGCCAGCCGTTCCTCGTCCGACAGCCCACTCACTCTGGCGTCATCTGTCATGCCCCCAGCGATTCCCTCACCGGGGGCGTGACATGCGTCACAGGGTGACTAGAAAATGCCCTTGTAGCTCTGCCAGCCCGTACCGATCTTCACCCGCGCCGCGAAGGTTCCGTTGCCGTAACCGGCCTGCCGGAAGAGATTCCCCGCCGTGTCGCGGGCGACCAGGTCCGCCTTCCCGTCGCCGGTGATGTCGCCGATACCGACGACCGCGTTGTACGAGGCACCCCAGCCGGTGGCGATCTTCACCCGCGGCGCGAAGGTGCCGTCGCCCTTCCCGAAGTACCGGTACAGGTTGTTCGCCTTGTCCTGAGCGACCAGGTCACCGATCCCGTCGCCGTTGAGGTCACCGGCCCCGACGATCTTCTTGTACGTCTTCCAGTTGTCGTACAGCTTCACGCGCGCTGCCAGCTTGCCGGTGCTGGTCCCCTTGTAGAGGTACACCGCGCCTGTCGAGGCGTTGCGGGCGATCAGGTCCGGGCGGCCGTCCTTGGTGACGTCACCCGGCGCGGTGAGAACGTCGTACTGGTTCCACCCGGTGCCGAGCGTCAGGCGGCTGTTCGACGGGGTGTACGACACGCCGCAGCGGCCCGTGTAGCGGCGCAGTTCGCCGTTCGGCATGCGGATCAGCATCTCGGCGCACCGGTCGCCGGTCAGGTCGCCGAAGGGAACGGCCACGGTCCCTGCGGGCCAGCCGGAGGCGGACTGCTTCCAGTCGAAGGTGCCCTTGCCCTTGGTGTAGTGCAGGGTCAGGCCGCCGGAGGAGTTGAGGGTGACCAGTTCGCCGTAGCTGTAGCCGCCCTGGTCGTGGTGGCCCTGCAGACCGCCGCTGAGCCCGATGATGCCGCCGGTGCTGTACGTGCC
The Streptomyces sp. CGMCC 4.7035 DNA segment above includes these coding regions:
- a CDS encoding amino acid permease, which produces MTDDARVSGLSDEERLAQLGYTQVLARRMSAFSNYAVSFTIISVLSGCLTLYLFGMNTGGPAAMTWGWVAVGLMTLFVGLSMAEICSAYPTSAGLYFWAHRLAPPRTAAAWAWFTGWFNVLGQVAVTAGIDFGAASFLGAYLNLQFDFEVTPGRTVLLFAAILLLHGLLNTFGVRIVALLNSVSVWWHVLGVGLIVGALAFVPDHHQSASFVFTKFVNNTGWGSGVYVVLLGLLMAQYTFTGYDASAHMTEETHDASTAGPKGIVQSIWTSWIAGFVLILGFTFAIQSYDGARTSPTGAPPAQILLDALGATAGKLLLLVVIGAQLFCGMASVTANSRMIYAFARDGALPYSHLWHTVSPRTRTPVAAVWLAAGGALALGLPYLINYTAYAAVTSIAVIGLYVAYVIPTLLRLRKGEAFERGPWHLGRWSTVIGVVSVAWVGVITILFMLPQVSPVTWETFNYAPVAVLVVLGFAATWWLASARHWFLNPDHARTLAREAARAASPEPVDP
- a CDS encoding solute carrier family 23 protein, with the translated sequence MRGFLQRISILLGLLVGPLAAIPLAEVDLHALSSLPVFELPHPFAFGAPRFEAASIISMLVVMVVSMTESTADMIALGEVVERPVDLNAGSNAIIVAVSLAFGIFPIAFPGFYHAFPEQVATVLSSGISAGWLLAITLNLLFNHLGKGREVPQA
- a CDS encoding ABC transporter, translating into MSSLTGTSAIGPNGSTASPMTTRGFRLSGLTWLIWRQHRAGFWTILAATAASMAVIAYLRTGLVDALTAHGWPDAASDKWLEGALTYAPQFQLVAYGLGFIPILLGVFLGAPLLAGDLENGTAKLVSCQSVSPSRWLATKLGISALVVVVSTAALSVTFGWWWHPVKNVDQVLGWSEGPAFDNTGPVPVALALFTFVGAVAIGMLLRRTLISMVVTFAFAVVVQVVWHMQRLSLGQVVTITTDKGIIGDTAYAHLPEGALELDRSYLSGSGQTYGWGTCVREGLSDKACAQKYDLVGWSVDYLPSTQMSGMQWFGASILFALTAAVAVFVFLLGRKRIV